Proteins encoded in a region of the Chitinivorax sp. B genome:
- a CDS encoding alanyl-tRNA editing protein produces the protein MTQCLFRDDAYLTSCDAEVIAIDERGIQLSHTVFYPLGGGQPGDTGQLQHADGRIVRITDTRKGEGLDSIVHIPAPESPSLRVGDRVTATIDWDRRYRLMRIHTALHLLSVALPYPVTGGQIAEDKGRLDFDLQGEQPDKTTAAAFLNALIEAAHPVSTHWITDEELDAQPELIKTMSVSPPRGVGRVRLLKIGDMQQIDLQPCGGTHVRNTQEIGPMLVQKIESKGKQNRRVVITFA, from the coding sequence ATGACCCAATGCCTGTTTCGCGACGATGCTTATCTGACTTCCTGTGATGCCGAGGTGATCGCCATCGACGAGCGTGGCATCCAGCTTTCCCATACTGTGTTCTACCCACTAGGGGGCGGCCAACCAGGCGACACCGGGCAATTGCAACATGCCGATGGACGGATCGTTCGCATTACCGATACCCGCAAGGGCGAAGGTCTCGACAGTATCGTTCACATACCAGCACCGGAGAGCCCCAGCCTGCGAGTCGGGGATCGAGTCACCGCCACCATCGATTGGGACCGACGCTATCGCCTGATGCGCATCCACACCGCACTACACCTGTTGTCTGTTGCATTGCCCTACCCTGTCACGGGTGGACAGATTGCTGAAGACAAGGGCCGACTGGATTTCGATCTACAAGGCGAGCAACCCGACAAGACCACCGCCGCCGCCTTCTTGAACGCACTGATTGAAGCCGCCCACCCTGTCAGCACACACTGGATCACCGACGAAGAACTGGATGCCCAACCGGAACTGATCAAAACCATGTCGGTTTCCCCACCGCGCGGCGTTGGCCGTGTCCGCTTGCTGAAAATCGGCGATATGCAGCAAATCGATCTGCAACCCTGCGGCGGGACACACGTGCGCAACACACAAGAGATCGGCCCCATGCTGGTACAAAAAATTGAAAGCAAAGGCAAGCAAAATCGACGTGTGGTGATCACATTTGCCTGA
- a CDS encoding peptide chain release factor 3, with amino-acid sequence MSEHIANEVARRRTFAIISHPDAGKTTLTEKLLLFSGAIQLAGTVKGKKTGKFATSDWMEIEKQRGISVASSVMQFDYREHVINLLDTPGHQDFSEDTYRVLTAVDSALMVIDAAKGVEEQTIKLLNVCRLRSTPIVTFMNKYDREVRDNLELLDEVESVLKIQCAPITWPIGMGKVFRGVYHLLNDEVMLFTPGEDKAGQGVAEIIKGIDNPRLDELFPLEIEHTRNELELVRGASHPFDLEAFLAGKQTPVFFGSAINNFGVREILNALIDWAPAPCGRDATVRMVNPDEQKFSGFVFKIQANMDPKHRDRIAFLRVCSGKFERGMKMKHLRLERDVAANSVVTFMASSREQVEEAYAGDIIGVPNHGNIQIGDSFSEGEQLSFTGIPFFAPELFRSVRIRNPLKLKQLQKGLQQLGEEGAVQVFKPLSGADIILGAVGVLQFEVVKSRLENEYGVDAIFESCSIYTARWVSCEDNRMLADFEKNLGMNLARDAADNLTYLAPNRVNLALTEERWPKVRFHATREHAAKLN; translated from the coding sequence ATGTCCGAACATATTGCCAACGAAGTGGCGCGTCGTCGCACCTTCGCCATCATCTCCCACCCCGATGCGGGTAAAACCACGCTGACCGAAAAACTGTTGCTGTTTTCGGGCGCCATTCAGCTTGCCGGTACCGTAAAGGGTAAGAAAACTGGCAAATTCGCGACTTCCGACTGGATGGAGATCGAAAAACAACGTGGTATCTCGGTTGCATCCAGTGTGATGCAGTTCGACTATCGCGAGCATGTGATCAATTTGCTGGATACCCCAGGTCACCAGGACTTCTCGGAAGATACCTACCGCGTACTGACTGCAGTCGATTCCGCACTGATGGTGATCGACGCTGCAAAGGGCGTGGAAGAACAAACCATCAAGCTGCTGAATGTGTGCCGTCTGCGCAGCACACCGATTGTCACCTTCATGAACAAGTATGACCGCGAAGTGCGTGACAACCTGGAGCTGCTGGATGAAGTGGAAAGCGTATTGAAGATCCAGTGCGCGCCGATCACTTGGCCAATTGGCATGGGTAAGGTCTTCCGCGGGGTGTATCACCTGCTGAACGACGAAGTGATGTTGTTCACCCCTGGTGAAGACAAAGCGGGTCAAGGTGTGGCCGAAATCATCAAGGGTATCGACAACCCTCGTCTGGATGAACTGTTCCCGCTGGAAATCGAACATACCCGTAATGAGCTGGAACTAGTACGGGGTGCCTCCCATCCGTTCGATCTGGAAGCGTTCCTGGCGGGCAAACAGACGCCAGTATTCTTCGGTTCCGCCATCAACAACTTCGGTGTACGCGAAATCCTGAATGCGCTGATCGATTGGGCGCCCGCACCTTGCGGCCGTGATGCCACCGTACGCATGGTCAACCCGGATGAGCAGAAATTCTCCGGCTTTGTGTTCAAGATCCAGGCCAATATGGACCCGAAACACCGTGACCGTATTGCCTTCCTGCGCGTGTGTTCCGGCAAGTTCGAACGCGGCATGAAGATGAAGCACCTGCGCTTGGAACGCGATGTGGCCGCCAACTCGGTCGTGACTTTCATGGCATCCAGTCGCGAACAGGTGGAAGAGGCCTACGCCGGGGACATCATCGGCGTACCCAACCACGGCAATATCCAGATCGGCGATTCATTCTCTGAAGGCGAGCAACTATCGTTCACCGGCATTCCGTTCTTTGCCCCCGAGCTGTTCCGTAGTGTGCGTATCCGCAATCCGTTGAAGCTGAAACAACTGCAAAAAGGCTTACAACAATTAGGTGAAGAAGGTGCGGTACAGGTCTTCAAGCCCTTGTCTGGTGCTGACATCATCCTGGGTGCGGTAGGCGTGTTGCAGTTCGAAGTGGTGAAGAGCCGCCTGGAGAATGAATATGGCGTCGATGCCATTTTTGAATCATGCTCGATCTATACCGCACGCTGGGTAAGCTGTGAAGACAACCGGATGCTGGCAGATTTCGAGAAAAACCTCGGCATGAATCTGGCACGCGATGCAGCTGACAACCTGACCTATCTGGCACCCAACCGCGTCAATCTGGCGCTGACGGAAGAACGTTGGCCCAAAGTACGGTTCCATGCAACCCGCGAACACGCAGCCAAGCTGAACTGA
- a CDS encoding transporter substrate-binding domain-containing protein gives MIRRKAILSLALLPGCLPSWLAAAPETEVLLLKQTFNKEGAEGPPPRFQQALFHYLEKELGLRFDIQPYPWKRAQALAEQGKGLIWGMSATAGRRALFDFSVPVRTNDIWMVTRAGEGFTCQGIEDLSGKVVSVFRGNVYGDAFEQHRGRLFHVEEDIDFTSIRLRKLMARRVDVVLLSTHNKTREQVQHMLDKLSDRPGQVTVLDKPLIKDPVHFAYAKHANKQALLARINVAINKARVRGDLNRFASPG, from the coding sequence ATGATACGCCGCAAGGCCATATTGAGCCTGGCTTTGCTACCGGGCTGCTTACCGTCGTGGCTGGCTGCAGCACCAGAAACAGAGGTGCTGTTGCTGAAGCAGACATTCAACAAGGAGGGCGCCGAAGGCCCGCCGCCGCGTTTTCAACAAGCCCTGTTTCACTACCTGGAAAAAGAACTGGGCCTGCGCTTCGATATCCAGCCCTACCCTTGGAAACGGGCACAGGCACTGGCTGAGCAGGGCAAGGGATTGATCTGGGGAATGTCCGCTACGGCCGGACGCAGGGCATTGTTCGATTTTTCAGTCCCGGTGCGTACCAACGACATCTGGATGGTTACCCGAGCTGGTGAGGGCTTTACCTGCCAAGGGATTGAGGATTTAAGCGGCAAGGTGGTCAGTGTGTTTCGGGGCAATGTGTATGGAGATGCATTCGAACAACACCGTGGCCGACTGTTCCACGTTGAGGAAGACATCGATTTCACCAGCATTCGCTTGCGAAAACTCATGGCGCGCCGTGTCGATGTAGTGCTGCTCAGCACCCACAACAAGACCCGCGAACAAGTCCAGCACATGCTGGATAAATTGTCGGATCGACCAGGCCAGGTTACCGTGCTCGACAAACCGCTGATCAAAGATCCCGTTCATTTTGCCTACGCCAAACACGCCAACAAGCAGGCATTGCTGGCACGTATCAATGTCGCCATCAACAAGGCACGGGTACGAGGGGACTTGAACCGTTTCGCCAGCCCCGGCTGA